One Streptomyces formicae genomic window, GGCACTACGCCCGCGCCGTCATCGCGCAGATCCTCGAGGAGCACGCGCGCACGGAGATCAACGCCGGGCGCACCCCGCTCGACGCGGAGACCGAGGAGCAGTACGCGGCCGCCGTGCACGCCGCGCTCTTCGGCGTCGGCAGACTCCAGCCGCTGCTCGACAACCCAGAGGTCGAGAACATCGACATCAACGGCTACGACCAGGTGTTCGTCGGCTACGCCGACGGCAGCGAGGTCAAGGCCGACCCGGTCGCCGAGACCGACGAGGAGCTCGTCGAGCTCATCCAGATCCTCGGTGCCTACTCCGGTCTCTCCTCCCGCCCGTTCGACTCGGCCAACCCGCAGCTCGACCTGCGCCTGCCCGACGGCTCGCGTCTGTCGGCCGTCATGGACGTCACGCGGCGCCCCGCCCTGTCCATCCGACGTGCCCGCATGGGCAAGGTCTTCATGTCGGACCTGGTGGGGAACGGGACGCTGACGCCGGAGGTCGGGCACTTCCTCGCCTGCGCCGTACGGGCCCGCAAGAACATCATGATCGCGGGCGCGACGAACGCCGGAAAGACGACGCTCCTGCGCGCCCTCGCCAACGAGATCCCGCCGCACGAGCGCCTGGTGACCGTCGAGCGCGCCCTGGAGCTGGGTCTGGACACCTTCGCCGATCTGCACCCCAACGTGGTGGCGTTCGAGGAGCGGCTGCCCAACTCCGAGGGGCAGGGCGAGATCTCGATGGCGGAGCTGGTGCGCCGTTCGCTGCGCATGAACCCCTCCCGCGTCATCGTCGGTGAGGTGCTCGGCGACGAGATCGTGACGATGCTGAACGCGATGTCGCAGGGCAACGACGGCTCGCTCTCCACGATCCACGCCAACAGCTCCAGCGAGGTCTTCAACCGCATCTCGACGTATGCGTTGCAGGCGTCCGAGCGGCTGCCCATCGAGGCCAGCCAGATGCTCGTCGCGGGAGCCGTGAACTTCGTCGTGTTCATCCAGCGGCGCAACAACTACCAGAGCGGCGGCAAGCTCCAGCGCATGGTGACGTCGGTGCGTGAGGTCAACGGCGTCGACGGGCGGGTGCTCTCCAGCGAGGTCTTCGCCGAGGCTCCCGACGGCCGCGTCGTCGCGCACGCGCCGATCGCCTGCATGGACGACCTCGCGGCCTTCGGCTACCGGCCCGCCGGGCAATGGGGGTGAGCACGACATGAACTCACTCGGCTCGATGGGCGGAGTCTTCTCGCTGCCCGTCCTGTACGCGCTGGGCTGCGGCGTCGCCGCGGGCGGCGGTCTCGCGCTCCTCGCGATCGCGGTGCGCGGCCTGCCGGTCAAGCCCGCGCACGAGAAGCAGAAGGCGAGCCAGCGCGCAGGCGAACTGATCAGCTTCATCGGCCGGCGCGGCTCGGCGGCGATCGGCGTCGGACTCGTCGTCCTGCTGCTGACCCGCTGGGCCGTCGCGGGGATCGCGGCGGGCATCCTCGTCTTCTTCTGGGACAAGCTCTTCGGCGGCGCCGCCGAGGAACGCGCGCAGATGCGCCGCGTCGAGGCGCTCGCCGCCTGGACCGAGTCCCTGCGCGACACCATCGCGGGCGCGGTCGGCCTCGAACAGGCCATCCCGGCCTCCGCGCGCGCCGCGGCCCCCGTCCTGCGCCCGCACCTGGACGCGCTCGTGGACCGCCTTCGCGCGCGTACGCCGCTGCCCGAGGCGCTCCAGGTGCTCGCCGACGAGATCGACGACGCGTCCGCGGACATCATCGTCGCGGCCCTGATCCTCAACGCGAAGCTGCGCGGCCCCGGCCTGCGGCACGTGCTCGGCGCGCTCGCCAAGTCGGCCCGCGAGGAGGTCGACATGCGCCAGCGCGTCATGGCGCAGCGCGCCTCGACACGGCGTTCGGTGCAGATCGTGGTGGCGGTCTCGGTCGCCTTCGTGCTCGGCCTCTCCATCTTCAACAGGGACTTCGTCGAGCCGTACGGCACGGCGGTGGGACAGGCCGTACTCGCCCTGGTCTGCGCCCTGTTCGCACTCGGCTTCTGGTGGCTGCGCAAGCTGTCGACGGTGGAGACGCCGGACCGCTTCCTGGTCAAGGACGAGCCGGGCGTGCAGTTCGTGCGCCCGCGCGGCCCCGACCAGGCGGCGGCCCCCGCCCAGCAGGGTCTTCCCGGCTACTCGAACCCTGAGGGGGTACGTCGATGAGCCTGACCATGCCGATAGTGATCGGTGCCGTCCTCGGTCTCGGCGTCTTCGCCCTCGTGCGCGCCCTGATGCCGTCCAAGCGCAGCGCGGTCGCGACGGTCGCCCGCATCGACGCGATGCGGGCGCGCGGCGCGGCCTACGAGTCGCACCGGGCCACCTCGGACACCGAGGCGCCCGGCCGGATCGGGAGCATGCGGGCCCGGGTCGGCATGCGGGTCGCCGACTTCTACCTCCAGCAGGGCTGGGAGCAGCGCTCGCTCCGCGCGGACCTCGCGGTCCTCGACCGCAGCTGGGAGAAGTTCCTCGCGACCAAGGTGCTGCTCGCCGCGGCCGGTGTGTTCTTCGGACCCTTCCTCTTCGCGGTGATCTGGACGCTCGGCTTCGGCCGCAGCCCGATCATCCCGGTGTGGCTCGCGCTGATGTTCGGCGTGCTCTTCTTCTTCCTGCCCGACCTGGAAGTACGCAGGGACGCGGCAGACAAGCGGCGCGATCTGCGCCGCGTCATCGGCGCCTATCTGGACCTGGTGTCGATGAGCCTCGCGGGCGGCCGTGGCCTCCCCGAGGCGCTCATGGCGGCGGCGGAGGTCTCCGACGGATGGGCGACGCAACGCATTCGAAACGCTCTGGCGGACGCCCGGATCACGGGTGTCAGCCAGTGGCAGGCCCTCGGCTCGCTCGGTGAGGAACTGGGCGTCGAAGAGCTCAAGGACCTGTCGGCGTCCCTGGCGCTGGTGGCGGACGACGGCGCGAAGGTGCGCGAGTCGCTGGCCTCCCGCGCCGAGACGATGCGGCACCGCGAACTCGCCGAGATCGAGGGCAGTGCGGGCGAGAAGTCCCAGTCGATGCTGGTCGCACAGCTGATGCTGTGTGCGGGATTCCTGGTCTTCCTCATCTACCCGGCGGCGATGCGCGTGTTCCAGGTCTAGCGGCAGCGATCCAACGACGACGGCGGTGCCGGACGACAACGGGGCCCGGCACCCATCCCCCCACCACTCCTGAGAGGACAACTCACCATGAACGGACGGAACTTCAGCACCGGTAACGCGGGCCTGGACTTCATGATCACTTTCCTGCAGGGCCGGGTGCAGCGCGCCCGCTCCGGCGAGCTGGACCGCGGGGCCTCCGCGGTCGAGTGGGTCATTATCTCGGCCGTCGTGGTCGCGATCGTGGGCGTGGTCGCCGCGGTGATCAACGCGGCGCTCGACAAGGGCGCGCACAAGGTCAGCGACTGCATCGAGGGCGCGGACGCGGGCAGCACCTGCTGACGCGCGGCTGCTTGGGTCACTGACGGCATCGTGAAGGGGGACGGGGTTCGGGTGCGAAGGCTGCGTGGATTCGTACGCCGCAGGGTGGAGGCCGCCTCCACCCGCGGCGAATCCGGCATGACCGCGGTCGAGTTCGTGCTGCTCACCCCGGTCCTGTTCTTCATGATCTTCGCGACGGTGCAGTTCGCGCTGTACTTCTTCGCGGACCACGTCGCCCAGGCCGCGGCCCAGGCGGGCGCGCGCAAGGCCCGCGCCACGGCGGACGAGAACGCCGGGGGCTGGCGGGGCGAGGCGCGTGACGTGGCCGACGCCTACATCCGCCAGCTCGGCCCGAAGCTGGTGCTCAACCCCGCCGTGAAGACCATCGAGCAGGGACAGGGCACGGTCGGGGTGGAGATCACGGCGAAGGTGCCCTCGGTCTTCCCCGGCTTCCACATGACGGTGCACGCGCAGTCGGCGGGGCCTGTGGAGCGGTTCGTGGAGGAGGGCGAGTGACGCGGCAGGCACCGCGCGACGGTTCGGCCGCCGCCGGGATCCGCGACGACCGGGGACTCGCCGGCGACGACCGGGGACTCTCCAGCATCGAGGTCGTGTTCCTGGCCCCGGTGATGATCCTCTTCATCCTGGTCCTGGTGGCCTTCGGTCAACTCGTCGACGGCCGGGGGGCCATCGACGGCGCGGCGCGGGACGCCGCGCGCGCGGGCTCGATCCAGAAGGAGCACGGTACGGCGATGGCCGAGGCGAAGAGGGCCGCGCAGGCCGATCTCGCGGACGTCTGCTCGGGGCCGGTCAGCGTCACCCAGAAGAGCGCGGGTTTCGACCCCGACGTCGACCCCTTCTTCACGGTCGAGGTCAGCTGCCGGGTGAAGGGCCTCGCCATGCTCGGCCTCGACGTCGCCACCACGCTGAAGGCGGAGTTCAGCTCCCCGCTCGACCCCTACCGGAGGTCGGCGTGACGCCTCCCCCCGCCCTCTCTCCATCCGTACGGTCCTGGCTCGACGCCCGCCGCACGCGCCTGGACGACCGCGGCTCGGGCGCGGGCGCGGTCATCATCTTCGCCATCGTCTTCCTCACGCTCTCCGCGTTCGTCATCGACGGCGGCCTCTCCATCTCCAAACGGGAACGCGCCGCGGACATCGCCGAACAGGCCGCGCGCTACGCGGCCCAGGACCTCGACACCGAGGGCATCTACGAGGGCGCC contains:
- a CDS encoding TadE/TadG family type IV pilus assembly protein — translated: MRDDRGLAGDDRGLSSIEVVFLAPVMILFILVLVAFGQLVDGRGAIDGAARDAARAGSIQKEHGTAMAEAKRAAQADLADVCSGPVSVTQKSAGFDPDVDPFFTVEVSCRVKGLAMLGLDVATTLKAEFSSPLDPYRRSA
- a CDS encoding TadE family protein, with the protein product MTAVEFVLLTPVLFFMIFATVQFALYFFADHVAQAAAQAGARKARATADENAGGWRGEARDVADAYIRQLGPKLVLNPAVKTIEQGQGTVGVEITAKVPSVFPGFHMTVHAQSAGPVERFVEEGE
- a CDS encoding TadE/TadG family type IV pilus assembly protein; this encodes MTPPPALSPSVRSWLDARRTRLDDRGSGAGAVIIFAIVFLTLSAFVIDGGLSISKRERAADIAEQAARYAAQDLDTEGIYEGAKGAPINYENCGARVRAFVEEAGLIGADVGNTYCVTANAQQVEVEVQMTYSPVFTGMFYGGDVTVKGRAVAENEVG
- a CDS encoding type II secretion system F family protein, whose translation is MNSLGSMGGVFSLPVLYALGCGVAAGGGLALLAIAVRGLPVKPAHEKQKASQRAGELISFIGRRGSAAIGVGLVVLLLTRWAVAGIAAGILVFFWDKLFGGAAEERAQMRRVEALAAWTESLRDTIAGAVGLEQAIPASARAAAPVLRPHLDALVDRLRARTPLPEALQVLADEIDDASADIIVAALILNAKLRGPGLRHVLGALAKSAREEVDMRQRVMAQRASTRRSVQIVVAVSVAFVLGLSIFNRDFVEPYGTAVGQAVLALVCALFALGFWWLRKLSTVETPDRFLVKDEPGVQFVRPRGPDQAAAPAQQGLPGYSNPEGVRR
- a CDS encoding type II secretion system F family protein → MSLTMPIVIGAVLGLGVFALVRALMPSKRSAVATVARIDAMRARGAAYESHRATSDTEAPGRIGSMRARVGMRVADFYLQQGWEQRSLRADLAVLDRSWEKFLATKVLLAAAGVFFGPFLFAVIWTLGFGRSPIIPVWLALMFGVLFFFLPDLEVRRDAADKRRDLRRVIGAYLDLVSMSLAGGRGLPEALMAAAEVSDGWATQRIRNALADARITGVSQWQALGSLGEELGVEELKDLSASLALVADDGAKVRESLASRAETMRHRELAEIEGSAGEKSQSMLVAQLMLCAGFLVFLIYPAAMRVFQV
- a CDS encoding CpaF family protein, with protein sequence MSAPVDHQLVKRFRQDAGDRIAEQRRLDQVSGVTPMSGEDERHYARAVIAQILEEHARTEINAGRTPLDAETEEQYAAAVHAALFGVGRLQPLLDNPEVENIDINGYDQVFVGYADGSEVKADPVAETDEELVELIQILGAYSGLSSRPFDSANPQLDLRLPDGSRLSAVMDVTRRPALSIRRARMGKVFMSDLVGNGTLTPEVGHFLACAVRARKNIMIAGATNAGKTTLLRALANEIPPHERLVTVERALELGLDTFADLHPNVVAFEERLPNSEGQGEISMAELVRRSLRMNPSRVIVGEVLGDEIVTMLNAMSQGNDGSLSTIHANSSSEVFNRISTYALQASERLPIEASQMLVAGAVNFVVFIQRRNNYQSGGKLQRMVTSVREVNGVDGRVLSSEVFAEAPDGRVVAHAPIACMDDLAAFGYRPAGQWG